In Nicotiana tabacum cultivar K326 chromosome 19, ASM71507v2, whole genome shotgun sequence, one DNA window encodes the following:
- the LOC107804027 gene encoding uncharacterized protein LOC107804027: MQSGGDEVSIEELASNLSTYKEQLLQVRQLLRDEPRNSEYVDMEKELVEVIALTEELLATAKQSEDGMGTGTSADASHGFHHSGNSNVESGSTLDHADKFLVGTKVQAVWSEDGEWYDATIHAHTPNGYYVCYEDWGNKEEVDHANIRPLQEGPVNPLVEAEKIAEATKQALKRKIAQAAASDVQSRSLPAKLLIDPNDPEDVKAAKRKKIHAFKSKMRIEQLEVAQNKRQNAWQQFQSTKGQTKKVGFFSGRKRESIFKSPEDPHGKVGVTGSGKGLTDFQRREKHLHLKGANAEASDE; this comes from the exons atgcAAAGCGGTGGAGATGAAGTTAGCATTGAAGAATTGGCTTCGAATCTTTCTACTTATAAAGAACAACTTCTGCAG GTGCGACAACTGTTACGTGATGAACCACGCAACTCCGAATATGTGGACATGGAGAAAGAGCTTGTTGAG GTGATTGCCTTAACGGAAGAGCTCCTTGCAACTGCAAAACAAAGTGAAGATGGGATGGGTACCGGGACCAGTGCTGATGCATCTCATGGTTTTCACCATTCTGGGAATTCTAATGTG GAATCAGGGTCAACATTGGACCATGCCGATAAGTTTCTTGTAGGCACTAAAGTACAAGCTGTTTGGAGTGAAGATGGGGAGTG GTATGATGCCACCATTCATGCACATACTCCAAATGGCTATTATGTTTGCTATGAGGACTGGGGTAACAAGGAAGAG GTGGATCATGCTAATATAAGACCACTTCAAGAGGGACCTGTCAACCCTTTGGTTGAAGCAGAAAAGATAGCTGAGGCCACAAAACAAGCTCTCAAACGAAAGATAGCTCAAGCTGCAGCTAGTGATGTCCAATCACGGAGTTTGCCAGCAAAGCTTCTCATTGATCCTAATGATCCAGAAGATGTG AAAGCTGCCAAACGTAAAAAGATTCATGCTTTCAAGTCTAAGATGCGGATTGAGCAACTTGAGGTTGCTCAAAACAAGAGGCAAAACGCTTGGCAGCAATTTCAATCAACTAAAGGTCAGACTAAGAAG GTGGGATTTTTCTCTGGTCGAAAGCGTGAGAGTATCTTCAAGTCTCCAGAAGATCCTCATGGTAAGGTTGGTGTAACCGGAAGTGGCAAAGGTTTGACAGATTTTCAGAGAAGGGAAAAACATTTGCATCTAAAAGGCGCAAATGCTGAGGCTTCTGATGAATAG